A region from the Rhodamnia argentea isolate NSW1041297 chromosome 7, ASM2092103v1, whole genome shotgun sequence genome encodes:
- the LOC115734854 gene encoding uncharacterized protein LOC115734854 codes for MPRSRFWNLLLPMKLKTASFAGCGFGGGGKAGWLNLSHASYTNITNRFPAPEVLLGDSASNHLVNSRVPFFEVLIQLNWIWKQRKEPNGVLIEDLKLGSGQGMMSED; via the exons ATGCCGCGATCTCGATTCT GGAATCTGCTCTTACCAATGAAACTGAAAACCGCTTCTTTTGCTGGATGTGGCTTCGGAGGAGGTGGGAAAGCAGGTTGGCTGAACCTGAGTCATG CTTCCTACACAAACATAACCAATAGATTTCCAGCTCCAGAAGTGCTCTTGGGAGACAGCGCGTCAAATCACTTAGTTAATTCAAGAGTTCCATTCTTTGAGGTGCTTATCCAATTGAACTGGATTTGGAAACAACGAAAAGAGCCAAACG GAGTTTTAATTGAAGACTTGAAGTTGGGTTCTGGGCAGGGGATGATGTCTGAGGACTGA